From a single Hypanus sabinus isolate sHypSab1 chromosome 7, sHypSab1.hap1, whole genome shotgun sequence genomic region:
- the LOC132396326 gene encoding general transcription factor II-I repeat domain-containing protein 2-like, which translates to MVDMTAHLNTLNTALQGKGRTALHMLEDVLAFERKLTVLARDLQKGTLSHFPNLREFKQGHDMIISEYLHSAIIAMQTSFGKRFCEFREEKNTLSFPVTPLSIDPSLLNTTALAGVSQPDLEMELADIADKDIWVSKFRCLTADLEDVARQKAVLAQKHKWSDIENLTDDSLRSCVKMKVTSYSPDVQTLCAEVQEQKSH; encoded by the coding sequence atggtagacatgacagcgcacctgaacacgctgaacacagctcttcaggggaaaggacgtacagccctgcacatgttggaggatgttttggcattcgagcgcaagttgacagtgcttgccagagatttacagaaaggcactttgtctcacttccccaatttgagagagttcaaacaaggtcacgacatgataatttcggagtatttacattctgcaatcatcgcaatgcaaacatcgtttgggaaacgcttctgtgagttcagagaggaaaaaaacacattatccttcccggtcactcccttaagcatcgatccttccctactgaatacgactgcattggcaggtgtgagtcaacctgatcttgagatggaactggccgacatagccgacaaagacatatgggtgtccaagtttagatgcttgacagcagaccttgaagatgttgcccgtcagaaggccgttcttgctcagaaacacaaatggagtgatattgaaaacctcacagatgacagcttgcgatcctgtgtaaagatgaaggtgacatcatacagccctgatgtgcagacgctgtgcgctgaggtccaggagcagaaatcccattaa